In one window of Thermus oshimai DSM 12092 DNA:
- a CDS encoding AMP-binding protein, whose product MEGIWYPREAEATRLYRLMQALGFSDYGAFHRYSVEEPEGFYRALLDHLALPWRRPYERAIEGGFPFPRFFTGGALNLTDWALRHPEGALALVHETEDGAVRSLTYGELKEEVARRAGELRAFGVERGDRVGLWLPLSLEAALYLLATAHLGAIAIPIFSGYGAEAAAVRLKDAEAKLLIVQDGFLRRGRRVELLGEARKARALAGTEKLLVVQRLGLPLEEGEAPAGSQGEEVSGKTLESMDPFMLIYTSGTTGRPKGTVHYHAGFPLKAALDLALLFDLRPGDRLFWFTDLGWMMGPWAILGGLALGATVILYDGAPDHPGPGRLWQLVEAHRATHLGLSPTLVRALIPFGEEPVKAHDLSSLRVLGSTGEPWNLEPYLWFFRVVGEERRPIVNYSGGTEVSGGILGNVLLRPIKPMGFNAPAPGIEAAVLDEGGRPIRNQVGELAVLKPWPGMTKGFWRDEERYLKTYFGKIPGVWVHGDFALLDEEGHFFILGRSDDTLKVAGKRVGPAEVETAAMTHPALRECAAIGVPHPVKGEAILLFAVLKPGFQASPALAEEVAEEVAKALGKPLRPERVLFVPDLPKTRNAKVMRRVVRAAYLGQDPGDLSALENPEAVEAIRLAAQSGEGKP is encoded by the coding sequence ATGGAAGGCATCTGGTACCCCCGCGAGGCGGAGGCCACCCGGCTTTACCGCCTGATGCAGGCCCTGGGCTTTTCGGACTATGGGGCCTTCCACCGCTACAGCGTGGAGGAGCCCGAAGGGTTTTACCGGGCTCTCCTGGACCACCTGGCCCTCCCGTGGCGGAGGCCCTATGAAAGGGCCATAGAGGGGGGCTTCCCCTTCCCCCGCTTCTTCACAGGGGGGGCCTTGAACCTCACGGACTGGGCCCTCCGCCACCCGGAAGGGGCCCTGGCCCTGGTCCACGAGACGGAGGACGGGGCGGTGCGAAGCCTCACCTACGGGGAGCTGAAGGAAGAGGTGGCGAGGCGGGCCGGGGAGCTTAGGGCCTTCGGGGTGGAGCGGGGGGACCGGGTGGGGCTTTGGCTCCCCCTGAGCCTCGAGGCCGCCCTCTACCTCCTGGCCACGGCCCACCTGGGGGCCATCGCCATCCCCATCTTCTCGGGCTACGGGGCGGAGGCCGCCGCAGTGCGGCTTAAGGACGCGGAGGCCAAGCTCCTCATCGTCCAGGACGGCTTCCTCCGCCGGGGGCGGAGGGTGGAACTCCTCGGCGAGGCCCGGAAGGCCCGGGCCCTTGCGGGCACGGAAAAGCTCCTCGTGGTGCAGAGGCTTGGCCTCCCCCTGGAGGAGGGAGAGGCCCCGGCGGGAAGCCAGGGGGAGGAGGTTTCCGGAAAGACCCTGGAGAGCATGGACCCCTTCATGCTCATCTACACCTCCGGCACCACCGGCCGCCCCAAGGGCACCGTGCACTACCACGCGGGCTTTCCCCTGAAGGCCGCCTTGGACCTGGCCCTCCTCTTTGACCTCCGCCCGGGGGACCGGCTCTTCTGGTTCACCGACCTGGGCTGGATGATGGGCCCCTGGGCCATCCTGGGGGGGCTTGCCTTGGGGGCCACGGTGATCCTCTACGACGGGGCCCCCGACCACCCGGGGCCCGGGCGGCTCTGGCAGCTGGTGGAGGCCCACCGGGCCACCCACCTGGGCCTCTCCCCCACCCTGGTGCGGGCCCTCATCCCCTTTGGGGAAGAGCCCGTCAAGGCCCACGACCTCTCCTCCTTAAGGGTCCTGGGCTCCACGGGGGAGCCCTGGAACCTCGAGCCCTACCTCTGGTTCTTCCGGGTGGTGGGGGAAGAGCGCCGCCCCATCGTGAACTACTCCGGGGGCACGGAGGTCTCCGGGGGCATCCTGGGGAACGTCCTCCTCCGCCCCATCAAGCCCATGGGCTTCAACGCCCCCGCCCCCGGCATCGAGGCCGCGGTCTTGGACGAGGGGGGAAGGCCCATCCGAAACCAGGTGGGGGAGCTCGCCGTCCTAAAGCCCTGGCCGGGGATGACCAAGGGCTTCTGGCGGGACGAGGAGCGCTACCTGAAAACCTACTTCGGCAAGATCCCCGGGGTCTGGGTCCACGGGGACTTCGCCCTTTTGGACGAGGAAGGGCACTTCTTCATCCTGGGCCGCTCCGACGACACCTTGAAGGTGGCGGGCAAGCGGGTAGGCCCCGCGGAGGTGGAGACCGCGGCCATGACCCACCCCGCCCTCCGGGAGTGCGCCGCCATCGGGGTGCCCCACCCGGTGAAGGGGGAGGCCATCCTCCTTTTCGCCGTCTTAAAGCCCGGCTTCCAGGCGAGCCCGGCCCTGGCGGAGGAGGTGGCGGAGGAGGTGGCGAAGGCCCTCGGGAAGCCCCTAAGGCCCGAAAGGGTCCTCTTCGTCCCCGACCTCCCCAAAACCCGGAACGCCAAGGTCATGCGCCGGGTGGTGCGGGCGGCCTACCTGGGCCAGGACCCGGGGGACCTCTCCGCCCTGGAAAACCCCGAGGCGGTGGAGGCCATCCGCCTAGCGGCCCAATCGGGGGAGGGGAAGCCTTAG
- a CDS encoding serine/threonine-protein kinase: MTSPTRKDFRLEMLLGLGQTAQVHLARGPRGERVALKIPKKEVRENPRLSERFAREVNFTLSLQHPHLVRGLWGVPFGEEAFLALEYLEGGTLEERLLRGPLPREEAKKALLQVGEALLFLHEKGFLHQDVKPANVFVGQGVYKLGDLGTLRAREDRSLEYAGSPFYLAPELLLGGLPSEKSEAYSFGVMAYELLTGRRPFRGESAEEVARAHLLLPPPPTPLPPRLDRALRRLLAKRPEDRGSIRDFLEVLAKT, encoded by the coding sequence TTGACTAGCCCCACCCGGAAGGACTTCCGCCTGGAGATGCTCCTAGGCCTCGGGCAGACGGCCCAGGTCCACCTGGCCCGGGGGCCTAGGGGGGAGCGGGTGGCCCTCAAGATCCCCAAAAAGGAGGTGCGGGAAAACCCCCGCCTTTCGGAGCGCTTCGCCCGGGAGGTGAACTTCACCCTTTCCCTCCAGCACCCCCACCTGGTGCGGGGGCTGTGGGGGGTGCCCTTCGGGGAGGAGGCCTTTTTGGCCCTGGAGTACCTGGAAGGGGGCACGCTGGAAGAACGGCTCCTCCGAGGCCCCCTCCCTAGGGAGGAGGCCAAGAAGGCCCTCCTTCAGGTGGGGGAGGCCCTCCTCTTCCTCCACGAAAAGGGGTTTTTGCACCAGGACGTGAAGCCCGCCAACGTCTTCGTGGGCCAGGGGGTGTACAAGCTGGGGGACCTGGGCACGCTAAGGGCCAGGGAGGACCGGAGCCTGGAGTACGCAGGAAGCCCCTTCTACCTGGCCCCGGAGCTCCTCTTGGGAGGCCTTCCCAGCGAGAAGAGCGAGGCCTACAGCTTCGGGGTCATGGCCTACGAGCTCCTCACGGGAAGGCGGCCCTTCCGGGGGGAGAGCGCAGAGGAGGTGGCCCGGGCCCACCTCCTCCTCCCCCCACCCCCCACCCCCCTTCCCCCCAGGCTGGACCGGGCCCTAAGGCGGCTTCTCGCCAAGCGGCCCGAGGACCGAGGGAGCATCCGGGACTTCCTGGAAGTCCTGGCCAAAACGTAA
- a CDS encoding DUF3809 family protein: protein MGGVRIPFPPKGLPLSLRLEGDRLQGEVQARVPVFGEVRLPFAARLEGLLLKPLPLPPPALEVEGRLGDGVLDLSFRLHLGEKWGDRALAHILEALLLRHLEDALSPEAKTLV from the coding sequence ATGGGTGGAGTGAGGATCCCCTTCCCCCCCAAGGGGCTCCCCCTTTCCCTAAGGCTGGAGGGGGACCGCCTCCAGGGGGAGGTCCAGGCCAGGGTTCCGGTCTTCGGGGAGGTGCGCCTCCCCTTCGCCGCCCGCCTCGAGGGGCTTCTCCTTAAGCCCCTCCCCCTCCCGCCCCCCGCCCTGGAGGTGGAGGGGCGGCTTGGGGACGGGGTGCTGGACCTCTCCTTCCGGCTCCACCTGGGGGAGAAGTGGGGGGACCGGGCCCTGGCCCATATCCTGGAGGCCCTGCTCCTTCGTCACCTGGAGGACGCCCTTTCCCCGGAGGCCAAAACGCTGGTATAG
- a CDS encoding class I SAM-dependent rRNA methyltransferase has protein sequence MRISVNERGAERLLGRHLWVFRRDVVSGPEEPGLFPVYFGRRFLALALYNPQSDLTVRAYRFQEGEPEEALLENLKRALRRREKALEEEPEGGFRLAHAEGDFLPGLVVDSYAGHLVLQATAYAWEGLLPRVVEVLKPYAKSLLAKNDAPTRTLEGLPLYVRPLLGEVPPRVEVKEGGIRYLVDLLEGQKTGAFLDQRDNRILMERFRGERALDVFSYMGGFALHLALGFKEVLAVDSSKAALERAEENARLNGFSLKTLEANAFDLLRALEKAGERFDLIVLDPPAFAKGKKDLERAYRAYKEVNLRAMRLLKEGGILATASCSHHLTEPLFYEMLKEAAQDARRAFRILEKRGQGWDHPVLLNHPETHYLKFALLQMA, from the coding sequence ATGAGGATTTCCGTCAACGAACGGGGCGCAGAAAGGCTCCTAGGCCGCCACCTCTGGGTCTTCCGCCGGGACGTGGTCTCGGGCCCCGAGGAGCCCGGGCTTTTCCCGGTGTACTTCGGACGGCGCTTCCTGGCCCTCGCCCTTTACAACCCCCAAAGCGACCTCACGGTGCGGGCCTACCGCTTTCAGGAAGGGGAGCCTGAGGAGGCCCTCCTGGAAAACCTGAAGCGGGCCCTAAGGCGGAGGGAAAAGGCCCTGGAGGAGGAGCCCGAGGGGGGCTTCCGGCTGGCCCACGCGGAAGGGGACTTCCTGCCCGGACTGGTAGTGGACAGCTACGCGGGCCACCTGGTCCTCCAGGCCACGGCCTACGCCTGGGAGGGGCTCCTTCCCCGGGTGGTGGAGGTCCTAAAGCCCTACGCCAAAAGCCTCCTAGCCAAGAACGACGCCCCCACCAGGACCCTGGAGGGGCTTCCCCTCTACGTCCGGCCCCTCCTGGGGGAGGTGCCCCCAAGGGTGGAGGTGAAGGAGGGGGGGATCCGCTACCTCGTGGACCTTCTGGAAGGGCAGAAGACCGGGGCCTTCCTAGACCAGCGGGACAACCGGATCCTTATGGAAAGGTTCCGGGGGGAAAGGGCCCTGGACGTCTTCAGCTACATGGGGGGGTTCGCCCTGCACCTGGCCCTGGGCTTCAAGGAGGTCCTGGCGGTGGACAGCTCCAAGGCCGCCCTCGAGCGGGCGGAGGAGAACGCCAGGCTGAACGGGTTCTCCTTAAAGACCCTGGAGGCCAACGCCTTTGACCTCTTAAGGGCCTTGGAAAAGGCGGGGGAGCGGTTTGACCTCATCGTCCTAGACCCCCCGGCCTTCGCCAAGGGCAAGAAGGACCTGGAGCGGGCCTATCGGGCCTACAAGGAGGTGAACCTAAGGGCCATGCGCCTCCTAAAAGAGGGGGGCATCCTGGCCACGGCCAGCTGCAGCCACCACCTCACCGAGCCCCTCTTCTACGAGATGCTGAAGGAGGCCGCTCAGGACGCCCGCCGGGCCTTCCGCATCCTGGAAAAGCGGGGCCAGGGGTGGGACCACCCGGTCCTCCTCAACCACCCGGAAACCCACTACCTGAAGTTTGCCCTGCTCCAGATGGCCTAG
- a CDS encoding DUF3248 domain-containing protein, whose protein sequence is MEGQGLLEDHLEKLGQHLVWRIGKAEEEDVVVVRVGLASATPRFRELPRLLNVPDAEMARLVREGKVRVEWVE, encoded by the coding sequence ATGGAAGGGCAGGGGCTCCTGGAAGACCATCTGGAGAAGCTGGGGCAGCACCTGGTCTGGCGCATCGGCAAGGCGGAGGAGGAGGACGTGGTGGTGGTGCGGGTGGGCCTGGCCTCCGCCACCCCCCGGTTCCGGGAACTGCCCCGCCTCCTGAACGTGCCGGACGCGGAGATGGCCCGCCTGGTGAGGGAAGGGAAGGTGCGGGTGGAATGGGTGGAGTGA
- the murJ gene encoding murein biosynthesis integral membrane protein MurJ — MLRKVLLVMGGTLASRVLGLVRQAVFNALYPDALKDAFNVAYRVPNLLRELLAEGAVQNALIPLLKGLPPEEARAFARRFYAFLLGVNLFVLGLGYLLAPFLVDLLVAQESHLREPGLFQETVRLVRLLLPFLLGISLAALFSALLQAEERFLPYALGPIAFNLAAILLMALFPGDPTALGLSVALGGLFQALVQLPFLRSFFPEWRWHPALGEALLRIGPFAFTTSLRQFLNLVLTHILTRYPQAAVTGFYNAEVVFQMFLGLFATSPAIALFPRMSTLRGAELARFLRGPLARVGLLLGLLSGLTVGLAPYGVVLLFGLFGPLSPENRRYSAEVLTALGFALLPWGLNTLLLRGLYALGRVREAVAASALVFLSNTLGYWLLKDAGLFLLNLSTALAGYLGLFLYLFLLRREGVGGLGVGGLLPRLFLLSLLAAVPGLLLQGVVPALTPGATLLPLLLGGGLGGLLFGAGALLLRLPLPRLGR, encoded by the coding sequence ATGCTCCGTAAGGTCCTCCTGGTCATGGGGGGCACCCTGGCCTCGAGGGTGCTGGGCCTGGTGCGCCAGGCGGTCTTCAATGCCCTCTACCCCGATGCCCTTAAGGACGCCTTCAACGTGGCCTACCGGGTGCCGAACCTCTTAAGGGAGCTCCTTGCGGAAGGGGCGGTGCAAAACGCCCTCATCCCCCTCCTTAAAGGCCTCCCCCCGGAGGAGGCCCGGGCCTTCGCCCGCCGCTTCTATGCCTTCCTCTTGGGGGTGAACCTCTTCGTGCTGGGGCTGGGCTACCTCCTTGCGCCCTTCCTGGTGGACCTCCTGGTGGCCCAGGAGAGCCACCTCCGCGAGCCCGGCCTTTTCCAGGAAACGGTGCGCCTGGTCCGCCTCCTCCTGCCCTTCCTCCTCGGCATCTCCCTGGCCGCCCTCTTTTCCGCCTTGTTGCAGGCGGAGGAGCGCTTTTTGCCCTACGCCCTGGGCCCCATCGCCTTCAACCTGGCGGCCATCCTGCTCATGGCCCTTTTCCCGGGGGACCCCACGGCCCTAGGGCTTTCCGTGGCCTTAGGGGGGCTTTTCCAGGCCCTGGTCCAGCTTCCCTTCCTCCGGAGCTTCTTCCCCGAGTGGCGCTGGCACCCCGCCTTGGGTGAGGCCCTCCTCCGCATCGGGCCCTTCGCCTTCACCACCTCCTTGCGCCAGTTTTTGAACCTGGTCCTCACCCACATCCTCACCCGCTACCCCCAGGCCGCGGTCACCGGCTTCTACAACGCGGAGGTGGTCTTCCAGATGTTCCTGGGCCTCTTCGCCACCTCCCCCGCCATCGCCCTCTTCCCCCGCATGAGCACCCTCCGGGGGGCGGAGCTCGCCCGCTTCCTAAGGGGCCCTTTGGCGCGGGTGGGCCTCCTTTTGGGGCTGCTCTCCGGCCTCACCGTGGGCCTTGCCCCTTATGGGGTGGTCCTCCTCTTTGGCCTCTTCGGGCCCCTAAGCCCGGAAAACCGCCGCTACAGCGCCGAGGTCCTCACCGCCTTGGGCTTCGCCCTCCTCCCCTGGGGCCTGAACACCCTCCTTCTCCGGGGGCTTTACGCCCTGGGGCGGGTGCGGGAGGCGGTCGCGGCCAGCGCCCTCGTCTTCCTCAGCAACACCCTGGGCTACTGGCTCCTCAAGGACGCGGGGCTTTTCCTCCTCAACCTCTCCACCGCCCTGGCCGGGTACCTGGGGCTTTTCCTCTACCTCTTCCTCCTCCGCCGGGAGGGGGTGGGGGGGCTTGGGGTGGGGGGGCTTCTCCCGCGCCTTTTCCTCCTAAGCCTCCTCGCCGCCGTTCCCGGCCTCCTTCTCCAAGGGGTCGTGCCCGCCCTTACCCCAGGGGCCACCCTCCTCCCCCTCCTCCTGGGCGGGGGGCTTGGGGGGCTCCTCTTTGGGGCCGGGGCCCTTCTCCTAAGGCTTCCCCTCCCCCGATTGGGCCGCTAG
- a CDS encoding AAA family ATPase, translated as MRPLRLTLKGFGPYLEEQSVDFSDVELFAITGPTGSGKSTLLEAMAFALYAKAPRVDRGVDLKHPAAKEAWVALTFALGDRVYRVERTRGRRSEARLYEGDRLIPLERLRQVDEALEDLLGLDYTAFTRALLLPQGEFDRFLKGEARERRGLLLQLFELEKLKKARAKAEERRKALLLEKEALEGEAKALEWATPELQAELQTGLEGVQREASRLKGEVGAVEEALKGAEALLALLEDRHRLLARLKALEAEAPRMAELRLRLEKSEEAAKALPLWEDFLAKEKALRETLEGLAKLEGERGRLEEERALLGFDPEALEEAQTALQEAQGLKALEALLRRAGPSEGALAPRFDPEALEGVLERLVQIQVERTALQAWAALLDRLEDLRAQLLALGEERRAVEAKGKEARRLYDELQGAYRAALAWTLKDALKALEGEISGLREGLEEKERALEALRLEERRQGVLAYRDLLQVGAPCPLCGGVVHALPEVPQGRAFDPKAKRALEEEIKALTALLSRKEAEKDRLDQELRALEAEPRPGDPEALKERLAEKDRELQELRTLYGSLLRDEEKLLREIARLEGEEEKARQGGVQDPRARLRALEEEERHLKRERADLALGLRAHLEEATGGKGVEAHLKALEGRVKALRWAGRRFQELSQKFLELEGDFKALSARKEEQEKALKEAEARTQGLMPYEEAKAKVLAPEERAALEARLRAHERGLEEARRGLEETERALRARLSPSEPLPTLEEAVKRVEELRKKLDGLRARWEALVQEGGRLQERLEALEEALKRRREVEGRLARLVQELDLWAKLSQDLQEDNFPAYLLGQRQEALLARANELLHALSGDRYRLLADGDDYLVLDRWAEVERPVRTLSGGESFLVSLALALALSEELSKGRLGAFFLDEGFGTLDGETLEMVAGVLEALPTGGRLVGIVTHVEALAERLPARLKVRKTPRGSWVEWA; from the coding sequence GTGAGGCCCTTGCGCCTGACGCTTAAGGGGTTTGGCCCCTATCTGGAAGAGCAGTCCGTGGACTTTTCCGACGTGGAGCTTTTCGCCATCACCGGCCCCACGGGAAGCGGAAAGTCCACCCTTTTGGAGGCCATGGCCTTCGCCCTGTACGCCAAGGCCCCCCGCGTGGACCGGGGGGTGGACCTCAAACACCCCGCGGCCAAGGAGGCCTGGGTGGCCCTCACCTTCGCCCTGGGGGATCGGGTCTATCGGGTGGAGCGCACCCGGGGGCGGCGGAGCGAGGCCCGGCTCTACGAGGGGGATAGGCTGATCCCCCTGGAAAGGCTCAGGCAGGTGGACGAGGCCCTAGAGGACCTCTTGGGCCTGGACTACACGGCGTTCACCCGGGCCCTCCTCCTCCCCCAGGGGGAGTTTGACCGTTTCCTGAAGGGGGAGGCCCGGGAAAGGAGGGGGCTCCTCCTCCAGCTTTTTGAGCTGGAGAAGCTCAAGAAGGCCCGGGCCAAGGCCGAGGAGCGGCGAAAGGCCCTCCTCCTGGAGAAAGAGGCCCTGGAGGGGGAGGCCAAGGCCCTGGAGTGGGCCACCCCTGAGCTCCAGGCGGAGCTGCAAACGGGGCTTGAGGGGGTGCAGAGGGAGGCCTCCCGGCTCAAGGGGGAGGTGGGGGCGGTGGAGGAGGCCCTTAAGGGGGCGGAGGCCCTGCTTGCGCTTCTGGAAGACCGCCACCGCCTCCTGGCCCGCCTGAAGGCCCTGGAGGCCGAGGCCCCCCGTATGGCCGAGCTCCGGCTCCGCCTGGAAAAGTCAGAGGAGGCGGCCAAGGCCCTGCCTCTTTGGGAAGACTTTCTGGCTAAGGAGAAGGCGTTGAGGGAAACCCTGGAGGGCCTCGCCAAGCTGGAAGGGGAAAGGGGCCGTTTGGAGGAGGAGCGCGCCCTTTTGGGCTTTGACCCGGAGGCCTTGGAGGAGGCGCAAACCGCCCTGCAGGAGGCCCAGGGCCTGAAGGCGCTGGAAGCCCTCCTCCGGCGGGCGGGTCCCAGCGAAGGCGCCTTGGCCCCGAGGTTTGACCCCGAGGCCCTGGAGGGGGTTCTGGAACGGCTGGTCCAGATTCAGGTGGAGCGGACGGCCCTACAGGCTTGGGCGGCCCTCCTGGATCGTCTGGAGGACCTAAGGGCCCAGCTTTTGGCGCTTGGGGAGGAGCGCCGGGCCGTGGAGGCCAAGGGGAAAGAAGCCCGCAGGCTCTACGACGAGCTACAGGGGGCCTACCGGGCAGCTTTGGCCTGGACGCTCAAGGACGCCCTCAAGGCCTTGGAAGGGGAGATCTCTGGCCTACGGGAAGGCCTAGAGGAGAAGGAACGGGCCCTGGAGGCCCTGCGCTTGGAGGAACGGAGGCAGGGGGTGCTGGCCTACCGGGACCTCCTCCAGGTGGGAGCGCCCTGCCCCCTTTGCGGGGGGGTGGTTCACGCCCTCCCCGAGGTGCCCCAGGGGCGGGCCTTCGATCCCAAGGCCAAGCGGGCGCTCGAGGAAGAGATCAAAGCCCTCACGGCCCTCCTCTCCCGCAAGGAGGCCGAAAAGGACCGCCTCGATCAGGAGCTTAGGGCCCTCGAGGCCGAGCCCCGGCCCGGCGATCCCGAGGCGTTGAAGGAGCGGCTTGCGGAGAAGGATAGGGAGTTGCAGGAACTCCGGACACTTTACGGATCGCTTTTACGAGACGAAGAGAAGCTGCTACGGGAGATCGCCAGGCTGGAAGGCGAGGAGGAAAAGGCCCGGCAAGGTGGGGTCCAGGACCCTAGAGCCCGGCTTAGGGCCTTGGAGGAGGAGGAGCGTCACCTCAAGAGGGAAAGGGCCGACCTGGCCCTCGGGCTTAGGGCCCACCTGGAGGAGGCCACGGGGGGGAAGGGGGTGGAGGCCCACCTGAAGGCCCTGGAGGGGAGGGTTAAGGCGCTTAGGTGGGCCGGGCGGCGCTTCCAGGAGCTTTCCCAGAAGTTTTTGGAGCTCGAGGGCGACTTCAAGGCCCTCTCCGCCCGCAAGGAGGAGCAGGAGAAGGCCCTGAAGGAGGCCGAGGCCCGCACCCAGGGCCTCATGCCCTATGAGGAGGCCAAGGCCAAGGTCCTTGCCCCGGAGGAAAGGGCCGCCCTCGAGGCCCGCCTTAGGGCGCACGAGCGGGGCCTGGAGGAGGCGCGAAGGGGCCTGGAAGAGACGGAGAGGGCGCTTCGGGCGCGCCTTTCCCCTTCCGAACCCCTTCCCACCCTGGAGGAAGCGGTAAAAAGGGTGGAGGAACTCCGGAAAAAACTGGATGGGCTGAGGGCGAGATGGGAGGCGTTGGTGCAGGAGGGGGGGCGGTTGCAGGAGCGGCTTGAGGCCCTGGAGGAGGCCCTGAAGCGGCGCCGGGAGGTGGAGGGCAGGCTGGCCCGCCTGGTCCAGGAGCTGGACCTTTGGGCCAAGCTTTCGCAGGACCTCCAGGAGGACAACTTCCCCGCCTACCTTCTGGGCCAGCGCCAGGAGGCCCTCCTCGCGCGGGCCAACGAGCTCCTCCATGCCCTTTCCGGGGACCGCTACCGCCTTTTGGCCGATGGGGACGACTACCTGGTCCTGGACCGCTGGGCGGAGGTGGAGCGCCCGGTGCGCACCCTTTCGGGCGGGGAAAGCTTCTTGGTGAGCCTGGCCCTGGCCCTGGCCCTTTCCGAGGAGCTCTCCAAGGGGCGGCTTGGGGCCTTTTTCCTGGATGAGGGCTTCGGCACCCTGGACGGGGAGACCCTGGAGATGGTGGCCGGGGTCTTGGAGGCCCTGCCCACGGGGGGCAGGCTGGTGGGCATCGTCACCCACGTGGAGGCCCTGGCGGAGCGCCTTCCCGCCCGGCTAAAGGTGCGCAAGACCCCCAGGGGGAGCTGGGTGGAGTGGGCCTAA
- a CDS encoding V-type ATPase subunit subunit G family protein — protein MAGLGLIKSLAEKEQELLARLEAAKKEAEALVKRAQEEAKALLQEAEAKAKALEEEHRAKEAKEVEALLSAYRQRAEEEARKVKEAAEAKLKAAVELVLREVLP, from the coding sequence ATGGCAGGCCTGGGACTTATCAAAAGCCTAGCGGAGAAGGAGCAGGAGCTCCTGGCCCGCCTCGAGGCCGCGAAGAAGGAGGCGGAAGCCCTCGTAAAGCGCGCCCAAGAGGAGGCCAAAGCCCTCCTCCAGGAGGCGGAGGCCAAGGCCAAGGCCTTGGAGGAGGAGCACCGGGCGAAGGAGGCCAAGGAGGTGGAGGCCCTTCTTTCGGCCTACCGCCAGCGGGCGGAGGAAGAGGCTAGGAAGGTGAAGGAGGCCGCGGAGGCCAAGCTCAAGGCCGCGGTGGAGCTCGTCCTACGGGAGGTCCTTCCGTGA
- a CDS encoding metal-dependent hydrolase, whose product MVEVRYLGHSAVLLSDGKTRLIIDPFLTGNPMAAAGVGEVEADLILVTHAHGDHFGDSVALSKKGGVVVSTFEIATYAEKHGARSVPMNLGGTYRFEGGWLKWVPAWHSSSFPDGTYGGMPMGVVVELSGKRIYHAGDTALFSDMALIGELGLDLALLPIGDHFTMGPEDALKALELLKPKKVVPIHYNTFPPIRQDGEAFAKRATERGVEGHALKPGEVLRLD is encoded by the coding sequence ATGGTGGAAGTCCGCTATCTGGGCCACTCGGCGGTGCTCCTTTCGGACGGGAAGACGCGGCTCATCATAGACCCCTTCCTCACCGGAAACCCCATGGCCGCGGCGGGGGTGGGGGAGGTGGAGGCCGACCTCATCCTGGTCACCCACGCCCACGGGGACCACTTCGGGGACAGCGTGGCCCTCTCCAAAAAGGGCGGGGTGGTGGTCTCCACCTTTGAGATCGCCACCTACGCGGAAAAGCACGGGGCGAGGAGCGTCCCCATGAACCTCGGGGGCACCTACCGCTTTGAGGGGGGATGGCTTAAGTGGGTCCCCGCCTGGCACTCCTCGAGCTTCCCCGACGGCACCTACGGGGGGATGCCCATGGGGGTGGTGGTGGAGCTTTCGGGCAAGCGCATCTACCACGCGGGGGACACCGCCCTCTTCTCCGACATGGCCCTCATCGGGGAACTGGGCCTGGACCTGGCCCTCCTCCCCATCGGGGACCACTTCACCATGGGCCCTGAGGACGCCCTAAAGGCCCTGGAGCTCCTCAAGCCCAAGAAGGTGGTTCCCATCCACTACAACACCTTCCCCCCCATCCGCCAAGACGGGGAGGCCTTCGCCAAAAGGGCCACGGAAAGGGGCGTGGAAGGGCATGCCCTGAAGCCCGGGGAGGTCCTAAGGCTTGACTAG